One window of Camelina sativa cultivar DH55 chromosome 4, Cs, whole genome shotgun sequence genomic DNA carries:
- the LOC104781568 gene encoding LOW QUALITY PROTEIN: sigma factor binding protein 1, chloroplastic-like (The sequence of the model RefSeq protein was modified relative to this genomic sequence to represent the inferred CDS: deleted 2 bases in 1 codon), protein MESSSSTFLTTTSLEQRNPSLVSRKSPKHKKKTNKPIKVRYISNPMRVQTCASKFRELVQELTGQDAVDLQPESITSPSSSDHNPSPPPCAVSTPEDLTPRVLHHQELFDGRVGDCYEPLVGEEMFLPQLSAGFSGFFSNGFYNVNDFGSIDSM, encoded by the exons ATGGAGTCATCATCATCGACGTTTCTTACCACCACAAGCTTAGAACAGAGAAACCCATCTCTTGTTTCAAGAAAATCAccaaagcataagaagaagacgaacaaaCCCATCAAAGTCCGTTACATCTCAAACCCCATGAGAGTCCAGACTTGTGCTTCCAAGTTTAGAGAGCTTGTTCAAGAGCTGACTGGCCAAGACGCGGTAGATCTTCAACCGGAGTCCATTACG TCCCCATCCTCCTCCGACCACAACCCTTCTCCGCCACCGTGCGCGGTCTCTACGCCGGAGGATCTGACGCCACGTGTTCTCCATCATCAGGAGCTGTTCGATGGTAGAGTCGGTGATTGTTATGAGCCGTTGGTTGGGGAAGAGATGTTTTTACCACAGCTGTCGGCaggtttttctgggtttttctCGAATGGGTTTTACAATGTGAATGACTTTGGAAGCATCGATTCTATGTGa
- the LOC104781569 gene encoding eukaryotic translation initiation factor 4B isoform X1, whose amino-acid sequence MDTELNSPLHHDDGYGYGDGDTTAAFRKPSNNGASRKYRRRALADDGSSSDGSPERNQSSDSRGNIRKDSEPAHTRKEDRRESDRSRYGRGDSHRHERYSRDDDNYGSKREEYSRYERDAPRSSRDSRGGRHIDRTGVETEHSRSRNDSHRHSRDKYSNSGHRLNSNDKVEDFSSRWRYADSRVEDKEKGFVRGRDFEDEKREKGFVRGRDLQDEKRDSRWSFGDRHSRDERKELDNREISKEKDVHVKSPRDRPDGKCLATENRDTHSKKLKGFISEKFTHGSSNEEKQTSIIKPSPGDVDAAKVAAMQAAELVNKNLVGTGYLTTDQKKKLLWGKKKSTAAEESAHRWDSASALIGDPERQEKFNKLMSLRLRWCIIVGCESEYGKPRAEPKRSRGGEAERVADGFREAVHSGIKEERWTNRRVRSLNLFGKSFSYSCLLGRILLASPFCCTLLLLLKPLTMVISMCVRIKFSNQVLSLKSFFTNAYSLLTADYFFCRRSFFFTQK is encoded by the exons ATGGATACAGAACTGAATTCACCTTTGCATCATGATgatggttatggttatggtgATGGTGATACCACGGCTGCTTTTCGAAAGCCTTCTAATAACGGTGCTAGTAGAAAATATCGCCGCCGAGCTTTAGCTGACGATGGCTCTTCTTCTGATG GAAGTCCTGAACGTAATCAGAGTTCTGATTCTAGGGGAAATATTAGGAAAGATTCTGAACCAGCTCATACGAGGAAAGAGGATAGGCGGGAATCTGATCGCAGTCGCTATGGTAGAGGTGATTCACATAGACATGAGAGGTACTCTAGGGATGATGATAACTATGGTTCTAAGCGTGAGGAGTACAGCAGATATGAGCGTGATGCACCTCGATCTAGCCGTGATTCAAGGGGTGGCCGTCATATTGACCGTACAGGAGTAGAGACTGAACATAGCAGGTCAAGAAATGATTCACACAGACATTCCCGTGATAAGTATAGCAACTCTGGACATAGACTCAATAGTAACGATAAAGTTGAAGATTTTTCATCTCGTTGGAGATACGCAGACTCAAGAGTGGAGGATAAAGAGAAGGGTTTCGTGCGGGGGAGAGATTTTGAAGacgagaaaagagagaagggttTCGTGCGGGGGAGAGATCTTCAAGATGAGAAAAGAGACTCCCGCTGGAGTTTTGGTGACCGTCATTCCCGTGATGAAAGAAAGGAACTTGACAACCGTGAGATTAGCAAGGAGAAGGATGTTCATGTTAAATCTCCAAGAGACCGTCCTGATGGGAAATGTTTGGCAACTGAGAATCGAGATACACATTCTAAGAAACTGAAGGGGTTCATTTCAGAGAAGTTTACTCATGGCAGTAGTAATG AAGAGAAGCAGACATCAATCATAAAGCCTTCCCCTGGTGATGTTGATGCTGCCAAAGTTGCAGCTATGCAGGCTGCTGAATTAG TGAACAAAAACCTTGTGGGAACGGGTTACCTGACAACAgatcaaaagaagaagttactgtggggaaagaagaaaagcacAGCAGCAGAAGAG TCTGCTCATCGTTGGGATAGTGCTAGTGCACTAATTGGTGACCCTGAACGTCAAGAAAAGTTCAACAAACTTATG AGTCTGAGGTTGCGTTGGTGCATCATTGTAGGGTGTGAAAGCGAGTACGGTAAACCAAGAGCAGAACCTAAGCGAAGTCGAGGTGGAGAAGCAGAAAGAGTTGCAGATGGATTTAGAGAAGCAGTACACAGCGGGATTAAGGAGGAGAGATGGACGAACCGTAGGGTTAGGTCTTTGAACCTCTTTGGTAAATCATTCTCGTACTCTTGTCTCCTTGGAAGGATTCTTTTGGCATCTCCTTTTTGTTGTACTCTACTACTCTTGTTGAAGCCCTTAACTATGGTTATCTCCATGTGTGTAAGAATTAAGTTCAGTAACCAGGTTTTgagtttaaaatcttttttcaCCAACGCATATTCTCTACTTACtgctgattattttttttgtcgtagAAGTTTTTTCTTTACTCAAAAATGA
- the LOC104781569 gene encoding DEAD-box ATP-dependent RNA helicase 42 isoform X2: MDTELNSPLHHDDGYGYGDGDTTAAFRKPSNNGASRKYRRRALADDGSSSDGSPERNQSSDSRGNIRKDSEPAHTRKEDRRESDRSRYGRGDSHRHERYSRDDDNYGSKREEYSRYERDAPRSSRDSRGGRHIDRTGVETEHSRSRNDSHRHSRDKYSNSGHRLNSNDKVEDFSSRWRYADSRVEDKEKGFVRGRDFEDEKREKGFVRGRDLQDEKRDSRWSFGDRHSRDERKELDNREISKEKDVHVKSPRDRPDGKCLATENRDTHSKKLKGFISEKFTHGSSNEEKQTSIIKPSPGDVDAAKVAAMQAAELVNKNLVGTGYLTTDQKKKLLWGKKKSTAAEESAHRWDSASALIGDPERQEKFNKLMGVKASTVNQEQNLSEVEVEKQKELQMDLEKQYTAGLRRRDGRTVGLGL, translated from the exons ATGGATACAGAACTGAATTCACCTTTGCATCATGATgatggttatggttatggtgATGGTGATACCACGGCTGCTTTTCGAAAGCCTTCTAATAACGGTGCTAGTAGAAAATATCGCCGCCGAGCTTTAGCTGACGATGGCTCTTCTTCTGATG GAAGTCCTGAACGTAATCAGAGTTCTGATTCTAGGGGAAATATTAGGAAAGATTCTGAACCAGCTCATACGAGGAAAGAGGATAGGCGGGAATCTGATCGCAGTCGCTATGGTAGAGGTGATTCACATAGACATGAGAGGTACTCTAGGGATGATGATAACTATGGTTCTAAGCGTGAGGAGTACAGCAGATATGAGCGTGATGCACCTCGATCTAGCCGTGATTCAAGGGGTGGCCGTCATATTGACCGTACAGGAGTAGAGACTGAACATAGCAGGTCAAGAAATGATTCACACAGACATTCCCGTGATAAGTATAGCAACTCTGGACATAGACTCAATAGTAACGATAAAGTTGAAGATTTTTCATCTCGTTGGAGATACGCAGACTCAAGAGTGGAGGATAAAGAGAAGGGTTTCGTGCGGGGGAGAGATTTTGAAGacgagaaaagagagaagggttTCGTGCGGGGGAGAGATCTTCAAGATGAGAAAAGAGACTCCCGCTGGAGTTTTGGTGACCGTCATTCCCGTGATGAAAGAAAGGAACTTGACAACCGTGAGATTAGCAAGGAGAAGGATGTTCATGTTAAATCTCCAAGAGACCGTCCTGATGGGAAATGTTTGGCAACTGAGAATCGAGATACACATTCTAAGAAACTGAAGGGGTTCATTTCAGAGAAGTTTACTCATGGCAGTAGTAATG AAGAGAAGCAGACATCAATCATAAAGCCTTCCCCTGGTGATGTTGATGCTGCCAAAGTTGCAGCTATGCAGGCTGCTGAATTAG TGAACAAAAACCTTGTGGGAACGGGTTACCTGACAACAgatcaaaagaagaagttactgtggggaaagaagaaaagcacAGCAGCAGAAGAG TCTGCTCATCGTTGGGATAGTGCTAGTGCACTAATTGGTGACCCTGAACGTCAAGAAAAGTTCAACAAACTTATG GGTGTGAAAGCGAGTACGGTAAACCAAGAGCAGAACCTAAGCGAAGTCGAGGTGGAGAAGCAGAAAGAGTTGCAGATGGATTTAGAGAAGCAGTACACAGCGGGATTAAGGAGGAGAGATGGACGAACCGTAGGGTTAGGTCTTTGA
- the LOC104781570 gene encoding rhomboid-like protein 20 has translation MNGGPSGFHNAPVTKAFVITSALFTVFFGIQGRSSKLGLSYQDIFEKFRIWKLIMSTFAFSSTPELMFGLYLLYYFRVFERQIGSNKYSVFLLFSGSVSLLLEVFLLSLLKDTTTNLLTSGPYGLIFASFIPFYLDIPVSTRFRVFGVNFSDKSFIYLAGVQLLLSSWKRSIFPGICGIIAGSLYRLNILGIRKAKFPELVASFFSRLSFPSFSNSPPPAPSRNIVGTISPNAGRRAERSQPAPVASSVEPSEEAIATLVSMGFDRNAARQALMHARNDVNSATNILLEAQSH, from the exons ATGAACGGCGGTCCTTCCGGTTTCC ATAATGCTCCGGTCACGAAAGCCTTCGTCATCACGAGTGCTCTTTTCACTGTCTTCTTCGGGATCCAAGGTCGTTCTTCCAAGCTCGGTTTGTCTTACCAG GATATTTTTGAGAAGTTCCGGATATGGAAGTTAATCATGTCGACTTTTGCCTTCTCCTCTACGCCGGAACTGATGTTTGGATTGTATTTGCTATACTACTTCCGAGTTTTCGAGAGACAGATTGGCTCAAATAAGTACTCG GTTTTTCTCTTGTTCTCAGGGAGTGTATCTCTACTACTAGAGGTCTTTTTGTTATCACTGCTTAAAG ATACCACCACAAACTTACTGACATCTGGACCATACGGCCTGATATTTGCTTCGTTTATACCCTTCTACTTGGACATTCCTGTTTCAACGAGATTTCGCGTATTTGGTGTCAACTTCTCTGATAAGTCATTCATATATCTTGCAGGAGTTCAG CTTTTACTATCTTCTTGGAAAAGATCCATCTTTCCTGGAATTTGCGGCATAATTGCCGGTTCCTTGTATCGTTTGAACATCCTTGGCATCCGCAAGGCAAAG TTCCCCGAGCTCGTGGCTTCGTTCTTTTCCCGGCTTTCTTTTCCCTCCTTCAGTAACTCTCCTCCTCCAGCACCAAGCAGGAACATCGTTGGGACTATATCACCTAACGCAGGGCGCCGAGCAGAG agATCTCAGCCAGCTCCAGTGGCGTCAAGTGTGGAGCCATCTGAGGAAGCCATAGCTACATTGGTATCAATGGGCTTTGACAGAAACGCAGCAAGACAGGCGCTCATGCATGCCAGAAATGATGTCAACTCTGCCACAAACATCCTTCTCGAAGCACAGTCCCACTAA
- the LOC104781571 gene encoding uncharacterized protein LOC104781571, with protein MATMSKAQRTKPTPGSQRLVLLCTAVFASLLLLSSVISTGKLGLPYQQTLIDYFVWSPRGKRQHTLSEKYLYWGHRIDCPGKNCETCAGLGHQESSLRCALEEAMFLNRTFVMPSGMCINPIHNKKGILNRSDNKTTEEGWVGSSCAMDSLYDIDLISEKIPVILDNSKTWHIVLSTSMRLEERGIAHVRRVSRHRLTESHYSNLLIINRTASPLAWFVECKDRSNRSAVMLPYSFLPNMAASNLRNAAEKIKAQLGDYDAIHVRRGDKLKTRKDRFGVERIQFPHLDRDTRPEFILRRIEKRIPRGRTLFIGSNERTPGFFSPLAVRYKLAYSSNFSEILDPIIKNNYQLFMVERLVMMGAKTYFKTFQEYETDLTLTDDPKKNKNWEIPVYTMDERKEEAS; from the exons ATGGCGACAATGAGCAAAGCTCAACGGACCAAACCCACTCCTGGATCTCAGCGTCTTGTTCTGTTATGTACAGCTGTGTTCGCATCCCTCCTGCTGCTCTCTTCGGTGATCTCCACCGGAAAATTGGGATTGCCGTATCAACAAACCCTAATAGATTATTTCGTGTGGTCACCTCGTGGTAAGAGACAGCATACGTTGTCTGAGAAGTACTTATACTGGGGACACAGAATCGATTGTCCTGGCAAAAACTGCGAGACCTGTGCTGGCTTGGGTCACCAGGAATCTAGTCTCAGGTGTGCACTTGAAGAAGCCATGTTTCTTAACAG GACATTTGTAATGCCTTCTGGAATGTGCATCAATCCAATACATAATAAGAAAGGTATACTCAATCGATCCGATAACAAAACTACTGAGGAAGG TTGGGTAGGGAGCTCTTGTGCAATGGACTCCTTGTATGATATTGACCTCATATCTGAGAAGATACCTGTTATATTGGACAACTCCAAAACTTGGCATATTGTTCTCTCCACAAGTATGAGGTTGGAAGAAAGAGGGATTGCGCATGTTCGCCGAGTCAGTCGACACAGACTAACAGAGAGTCACTACTCAAATCTCTTGATCATTAATCGAACTGCAAGTCCTCTTGCATG GTTCGTTGAGTGCAAAGATAGAAGCAATCGTAGCGCTGTCATGCTGCCTTATTCTTTTCTCCCTAATATGGCAGCTTCAAATTTGAGAAACGCCGCAGAGAAG ATAAAAGCACAACTTGGTGATTATGATGCCATCCATGTTCGTCGAGGGGACAAACTGAAGACCAGAAAAGACAGATTCGGAGTTGAAAGGATTCAGTTTCCTCATCTAGACAGAGATACTCGCCCGGAGTTTATCCTTCGTAGGATAGAGAAGCGGATCCCACGAGGGAGGACTCTTTTTATTGGTTCTAATGAGAGAACGCCTGGATTTTTTTCCCCTCTCGCCGTCAG GTACAAACTGGCTTATTCATCGAATTTCAGCGAGATTTTGGATCCTATAATCAAGAATAATTACCAGCTATTCATGGTGGAGAGACTGGTGATGATGGGAGCCAAAACATACTTCAAAACTTTTCAAGAGTATGAAACGGATCTCACCTTAACTGATGATcccaaaaagaacaagaactGGGAAATACCAGTGTACACCATggatgaaagaaaagaagaagcgaGCTAA
- the LOC104781572 gene encoding CDPK-related kinase 7-like, protein MGLCHGKPIEEHKSKSLQISNEIEETTPRNSSSQKSKSSGFPFYSPSPLPSLFKTSPAVSSSSSVSSTPLRFFKRPFPPPSPAKHIRALLARRHGSVKPNEASIPEGSECEVGLDKKFGFSKQFASHYEIDGEVGRGHFGYTCSAKGKKGSLKGQDVAVKVIPKSKMTTAIAIEDVRREVKILRALTGHKNLIQFYDAFEDDENVYIVMELCQGGELLDKILQRGGKYSEEDAKKVMVQILSVVAYCHLQGVVHRDLKPENFLFATKDESSPLKAIDFGLSDYVRPDERLNDIVGSAYYVAPEVLHRTYGTEADMWSIGVIAYILLCGSRPFWARSESGIFRAVLKAEPNFEEAPWPSLSPDAVHFVKRLLNKDYRKRLTAAQALCHPWLVGSHELKIPSDMIIYKLVKVYIMSSSLRKSALAALAKTLTVAQLTYLQEQFNLLGPSKNGYISMQNYKTAILKSSTEATKDSRVLDFAHMISCLQYKKLDFEEFCASALSVYQLEAMEIWEQHARRAYELFEKDGNRVIMIEELASELGLGPSVPVQVVLQDWIRHSDGKLSFLGFVRLLHGVSSRTLQKAA, encoded by the exons ATGGGGCTGTGTCATGGTAAACCTATCGAGGAGCACAAATCGAAGAGCCTCCAAATCTCCAATGAAATCGAAGAGACGACACCTAGGAATTCATCATCTCAAAAGTCCAAATCTTCAGGCTTTCCGTTTTATAGTCCGAGTCCTTTACCTAGTCTCTTCAAAACCTCACCTGCTGTGTCCTCCTCCTCGAGCGTGAGTTCCACGCCACTTCGTTTCTTCAAGCGGCCTTTCCCACCTCCATCACCAGCTAAGCACATACGAGCTCTCCTCGCGCGTCGTCACGGTTCCGTTAAGCCCAATGAAGCTTCCATCCCTGAAGGTAGTGAGTGTGAGGTTGGCCTTGACAAGAAATTTGGTTTCTCCAAGCAGTTTGCTTCACACTATGAGATTGACGGTGAGGTGGGTCGAGGGCATTTTGGGTATACTTGCTCTGCTAAGGGGAAAAAAGGTAGCTTGAAAGGTCAAGATGTGGCTGTCAAAGTTATTCCCAAATCAAAG ATGACTACGGCAATTGCAATCGAGGATGTTAGAAGAGAAGTGAAGATATTGCGGGCTTTGACTGGTCACAAAAACCTAATCCAGTTCTATGATgcttttgaagatgatgaaaatgttTACATTGTTATGGA ATTATGCCAAGGCGGTGAACTCTTGGACAAAATACTTCAAAG GGGAGGCAAATACtcagaagaagatgcaaaaaaAGTAATGGTTCAGATTCTTAGTGTGGTAGCTTACTGTCATCTTCAAGGCGTAGTTCACCGTGACCTCAAACCCGAG aATTTTCTCTTCGCTACAAAGGATGAGTCTTCTCCTCTAAAAGCCATTGATTTTGGTCTCTCCGACTATGTCAGGCCAG ATGAGAGGTTGAATGACATTGTCGGAAGTGCTTATTACGTGGCCCCTGAAGTTTTACACCGTACATATGGAACCGAGGCAGATATGTGGAGTATTGGAGTGATTGCTTATATACTTCTCTGTGGTAGCCGTCCCTTTTGGGCCCGTTCTGAATCTGGAATCTTCCGAGCTGTTCTTAAAGCAGAACCCAATTTTGAAGAAGCTCCTTGGCCATCTCTTTCACCTGACGCTGTACATTTTGTGAAACGTTTGTTAAACAAAGATTACCGTAAGAGACTAACTGCTGCACAGGCTTTGT GCCATCCTTGGCTGGTTGGCTCGCATGAATTGAAGATACCGTCTGATATGATAATTTACAAGCTcgtaaaagtatacataatgtCGTCTTCTTTGAGAAAATCGGCTTTAGCG GCTCTTGCCAAAACGTTAACTGTAGCGCAGCTGACTTATTTGCAAGAGCAGTTTAATTTGTTGGGACCAAGCAAAAATGGATATATCTCGATGCAGAATTACAAAACA GCAATCCTGAAGAGCTCGACAGAGGCTACGAAGGATTCACGAGTCTTGGATTTTGCACACATG ATTAGTTGTCTACAGTACAAGAAACTAGACTTTGAAGAGTTTTGCGCTTCAGCTTTAAGTGTTTATCAACTAGAAGCAATGGAAATTTGGGAGCAACATGCACGCCGTGCATATGAATTGTTTGAGAAGGATGGGAACAGAGTCATCATGATCGAAGAACTTGCGTCG GAACTCGGACTCGGTCCATCAGTCCCTGTTCAGGTTGTTCTTCAGGATTGGATAAGGCATTCTGATGGGAAGCTAAGTTTCTTGGGTTTTGTCAGACTTTTACACGGCGTATCCTCTCGGACATTGCAGAAAGCCGCGTAG
- the LOC104781573 gene encoding putative transcription factor bHLH107, with the protein MQPEISDHIFYSFLTGGLCASSSTTSTTTTSSFYPFAIEDTVSQEKALAAQRNHKEAERRRRERINSHLNKLRKLLSCNSKTDKATLLAKVVQRVKELKQETLQITDETLPSETDEISVLNSEDSSSNEDGRIIFKVSFCCEDRPDLLQDLMETLESLQMETIFADLTTVGGRSRNVLVVAADKEHHGVESVQFLQNALKSLLERSSKSVMMGHGGGGGGERLKRRRALDHIIMV; encoded by the exons atgcagccAGAGATTTCAGATCACATATTCTATTCCTTCCTCACCGGAGGATTATGTGCCTCGTCGTCGACTACTTCCACCACCACAACGTCGTCGTTTTACCCTTTTGCCATCGAAGACACGGTTTCTCAAGAAAAAGCTCTTGCTGCTCAAAGGAACCACAAAGAAGCTGAACGAAGGAGACGAGAAAGAATCAATTCCCATCTCAACAAGCTCCGCAAGTTACTCTCTTGTAACTCCAAG ACAGACAAAGCCACACTATTAGCCAAAGTGGTTCAACGAGTCAAAGAACTAAAACAAGAAACCCTACAGATCACCGACGAAACATTACCGTCTGAGACAGACGAGATCAGCGTACTCAACTCTGAAGACTCTTCTAGTAACGAAGACGGTCGGATCATCTTCAAGGTATCGTTTTGCTGCGAGGATAGGCCAGATCTCTTGCAAGATCTCATGGAGACACTCGAATCTCTTCAGATGGAAACTATCTTTGCTGATTTGACAACTGTCGGTGGTAGATCAAGAAACGTTCTCGTTGTGGCCGCCGACAAAGAGCATCACGGCGTCGAGTCGGTTCAGTTTCTACAGAACGCACTCAAGTCTTTGCTCGAACGGTCAAGCAAGTCGGTCATGATGGGacatggtggtggtggtgggggagaAAGGTTAAAACGACGTCGGGCACTGGATCACATCATAATGGTGTGA
- the LOC104781574 gene encoding calmodulin-5, which produces MADQLTDDQISEFKEAFSLFDKDGDGCITTKELGTVMRSLGQNPTEAELQDMINEVDADGNGTIDFPEFLNLMARKMKDTDSEEELKEAFRVFDKDQNGFISAAELRHVMTNLGEKLTDEEVDEMIKEADVDGDGQINYEEFVKVMMAK; this is translated from the exons atggcGGATCAGCTCACCGATGATCAGATCTCTGAGTTTAAGGAAGCTTTCAGCTTATTCGACAAGGATGGTGATG GTTGCATTACCACCAAGGAGCTGGGTACTGTGATGCGTTCCCTTGGACAAAACCCAACCGAAGCTGAGCTTCAAGACATGATCAATGAAGTTGACGCTGATGGTAACGGCACCATTGATTTCCCTGAGTTTTTGAACCTCATGGCCCGTAAGATGAAGGACACTGACTCTGAGGAAGAGCTCAAGGAAGCATTCAGGGTCTTTGACAAGGACCAGAACGGTTTCATCTCAGCTGCTGAGCTTCGTCATGTGATGACAAACCTTGGTGAGAAGCTCActgatgaagaagttgatgagATGATCAAGGAAGCTGATGTTGATGGTGATGGTCAGATTAACTATGAAGAGTTTGTCAAGGTCATGATGGCTAAGTAG
- the LOC104781576 gene encoding uncharacterized protein LOC104781576: protein MKKSKRENLLSPSSSWRETHNPPRRNSNSSAVSSGCLPGFFNLFLSTFNFSSNRRKSITLGSKKREQRTVVYASPPQDPSNGDDGGGGGGGGDEPPLPLNEVEGDAARVSLVGALEKCDRDLEELRRTIDVIKTTYILHKTLEVSPPTTRENFKFSGTVAGDVVVGTQTQKNTKTTQHEPEGDTMLSMLNHDEYCCKDNKTYKVNNINLITSRPDHYAIHDVISKRATSTTTTITKSAMESVNQVCDDVASGQRREIAKIGMALHDHICRDLIAETVRELSFSDYDNDEHEFYKSAVDSPVCHGGSGKSRHIQRGSSNSLPLDACRRRLVF, encoded by the exons ATGAAGAAGAGTAAACGAGAGAACTTgctttctccttcatcttcatGGCGGGAAACCCATAATCCTCCCCGGAGAAACTCAAACTCCTCCGCCGTATCCTCCGGCTGCCTCCCCGGATTCTTCAACCTCTTCCTCTCCACCTTCAACTTCTCATCCAACCGCCGCAAATCCATCACCTTGGGGTCTAAAAAGCGAGAACAGAGAACCGTCGTTTACGCTTCTCCTCCCCAAGATCCATCAAACGGAgacgacggaggaggaggaggaggaggaggagacgagCCTCCGCTTCCGCTCAATGAAGTAGAAGGGGATGCGGCGAGGGTGAGTCTGGTCGGAGCACTAGAGAAATGCGATCGGGATTTAGAGGAGCTTCGGAGAACCATCGACGTCATCAAAACCACTTACATTCTTCACAAGACACTTGAGGTTTCTCCGCCGACAACACGTGAAAATTTTAAGTTCTCCGGCACCG tggcAGGAGATGTCGTCGTGGGGACGCAAACGCAGAAGAACACGAAGACGACACAACATGAACCAGAGGGAGACACGATGTTGTCGATGCTGAACCACGACGAATATTGCtgcaaagacaacaaaactTACAAAGTCAACAACATAAACCTAATCACTAGCAGACCCGATCATTACGCTATACATGACGTCATTTCCAAGAGAGCAACGTCAACGACTACGACGATAACCAAGTCTGCGATGGAGAGCGTTAACCAAGTCTGCGATGACGTGGCATCTGGTCAACGAAGAGAGATCGCTAAGATAGGTATGGCTCTTCATGATCACATCTGTCGCGACCTGATCGCAGAGACTGTTCGAGAGCTCTCCTTCTCCGACTACGACAACGACGAGCACGAGTTTTATAAATCAGCGGTGGATTCTCCTGTCTGTCACGGTGGAAGTGGTAAAAGCAGACACATCCAACGTGGCAGCAGCAACTCTCTACCGCTAGACGCGTGTAGAAGAAGATTGGTGTTTTGA